One genomic region from Marinilabiliales bacterium encodes:
- the mutL gene encoding DNA mismatch repair endonuclease MutL — MADVIRLLPDSVANQIAAGEVIQRPASVVKELMENSVDSGATNISVLVREAGKNLVQVIDNGCGMSETDARLSAERHATSKIREAADLFAIRTMGFRGEALASVAAVAELEIQTRRPGDDVGILVEIRGSEFVRQEPSACQAGSRFTVRNLFYNVPARRKFLKTNTTEFKHIITEFQRIALANPQIGFSLNNEGTEILNLPAAGYRQRIIHTFGKNINQHLVELKTETSVVNVRGYIAKPGYAKKSPGEQFFFINSRFMRHPWMHKAVTRAFEKLIPADAIPSYFIWFEADPASVDVNIHPTKTEIKFEDEKAVWQILMASVREALGKYNLVPSIDFNTEGRIDIPAGKPPAGTTPPEITIDPDYNPFDRGSSGTSRHGYEGPLKSRVHNWEELYRGFEEGKTEHGQGSITISGGQSPGTVDHRQDEDPGSGLPLLLQLKGRYILSPVKSGLMIIDQKRAHERILYEKFMKTKKSGSVVAQQQLYPVTMELNATEYQLLKKLAPELAGFGFDIRDFGRNTIVISGCPVDTGGTDPAAMIGDLLAEAASSGDSISQNKNERIAFNLARSSAVNYGRHLTREEMQEIVDKLFACETPNYSPDGKPVVTIVDHDEIDKKFRRP, encoded by the coding sequence ATGGCAGATGTGATACGGTTGCTACCCGATTCAGTAGCCAACCAGATAGCCGCGGGCGAAGTGATACAGAGGCCCGCCTCGGTGGTAAAAGAGCTGATGGAAAATTCGGTCGATTCCGGTGCCACAAATATCAGTGTGCTGGTAAGGGAAGCGGGCAAGAACCTGGTGCAGGTGATCGATAACGGCTGCGGGATGAGCGAGACGGATGCGAGGCTTTCAGCCGAAAGGCATGCCACATCAAAAATAAGGGAAGCGGCTGACCTGTTTGCCATCAGAACGATGGGGTTCAGGGGAGAAGCGCTGGCCTCTGTTGCTGCGGTGGCCGAGCTTGAGATACAGACCCGCAGACCCGGCGATGATGTCGGTATCCTCGTTGAGATAAGAGGGTCGGAATTTGTCAGGCAGGAGCCGTCAGCCTGCCAGGCAGGCTCCAGGTTTACTGTCAGGAACCTGTTTTACAATGTTCCCGCACGCAGGAAGTTCCTCAAGACCAATACAACCGAGTTTAAGCATATAATTACTGAATTTCAGCGCATAGCGCTGGCAAATCCGCAAATCGGGTTTTCCCTGAACAATGAGGGCACAGAAATACTGAACCTTCCTGCCGCAGGATACCGCCAACGTATTATCCACACATTCGGGAAGAACATTAACCAGCACCTTGTTGAGCTTAAAACCGAGACCAGCGTTGTTAATGTCAGGGGGTATATCGCCAAGCCGGGATATGCCAAAAAATCGCCCGGAGAGCAATTTTTCTTTATAAACAGCCGCTTTATGAGGCATCCCTGGATGCACAAGGCTGTGACCAGGGCCTTCGAAAAGCTTATTCCCGCCGATGCTATCCCCTCCTACTTTATATGGTTCGAAGCAGACCCGGCATCGGTTGATGTCAATATCCATCCCACAAAAACAGAGATAAAGTTTGAAGACGAAAAGGCGGTATGGCAGATCCTTATGGCATCGGTAAGGGAAGCACTGGGTAAATATAACCTGGTGCCTTCGATAGATTTCAATACAGAGGGCAGAATAGACATTCCGGCTGGCAAGCCCCCTGCCGGGACAACTCCGCCGGAGATCACTATTGACCCGGATTACAACCCCTTTGACCGGGGTTCATCAGGAACATCCCGGCATGGTTATGAGGGCCCGCTCAAAAGCAGGGTCCATAACTGGGAGGAACTGTACAGGGGGTTTGAAGAGGGGAAGACTGAACATGGTCAGGGAAGCATCACCATAAGCGGAGGGCAGTCCCCCGGCACCGTTGATCACAGGCAGGATGAAGATCCCGGGAGCGGCTTACCTTTACTGCTTCAGTTGAAAGGAAGGTATATACTATCGCCTGTAAAGTCAGGCCTCATGATAATCGACCAGAAAAGAGCGCATGAGAGGATCCTCTATGAGAAATTCATGAAGACCAAAAAATCGGGCTCGGTCGTTGCCCAGCAACAGCTTTACCCGGTAACAATGGAACTAAATGCAACGGAATACCAGCTGCTGAAAAAACTGGCCCCTGAACTGGCCGGTTTTGGTTTTGATATCAGGGATTTCGGGCGAAACACCATAGTTATTTCCGGATGCCCGGTTGATACCGGCGGCACTGATCCGGCCGCCATGATAGGCGACCTGCTAGCAGAAGCAGCCTCATCGGGAGATTCAATCAGCCAGAACAAAAATGAAAGGATCGCCTTCAACCTGGCAAGATCATCTGCCGTTAATTATGGAAGGCACCTGACCAGGGAGGAGATGCA